A DNA window from Trypanosoma brucei brucei TREU927 chromosome 11 chr11_scaffold01 genomic scaffold, whole genome shotgun sequence contains the following coding sequences:
- a CDS encoding hypothetical protein, conserved (56467..56730): MSTTPVLFTFAEFTRSQEFPYILHLFPVLSPESWSFLCLRHDSVTVFTIRLVTESSAGVSRACELSPMVSTPSRFATILISLHLQVAVWLSFPLDVITTMTAFGFGIWLVCSISCFAYLFRVSRE; the protein is encoded by the coding sequence ATGTCAACGACTCCTGtcctttttacctttgcagAATTCACACGCTCTCAAGAATTTCCTTACATTTTGCACCTCTTCCCAGTTCTCTCGCCCGAATCGTGGTCATTCCTATGCCTTCGCCACGATAGCGTGACGGTTTTTACGATACGCCTCGTCACCGAATCTAGCGCCGGTGTTTCCCGCGCCTGTGAACTTTCGCCCATGGTGTCCACACCAAGTCGTTTCGCAACGATCCTTATTTCGCTGCATTTGCAAGTTGCCGTTTGGCTCTCTTTCCCACTTGACGTCATTACAACAATGACTGCGTTCGGCTTTGGCATATGGCTTGTGTGCAGCATCTCTTGTTTTGCTTATTTATTTCGTGTGTCGAGGGAATGA